A window from Urocitellus parryii isolate mUroPar1 chromosome 1, mUroPar1.hap1, whole genome shotgun sequence encodes these proteins:
- the Eef1b2 gene encoding elongation factor 1-beta, producing MGFGDLKSPAGLQVLNDYLADKSYIEGYVPSQADVAVFEAVSGPPPADLCHALRWYNHIKSYEKEKASLPGVKKALGKYGPANVEDTTGSGATDSKDDDDIDLFGSDDEEESEEAKRLREERLAQYESKKAKKPALVAKSSILLDVKPWDDETDMAKLEECVRSIQADGLVWGSSKLVPVGYGIKKLQIQCVVEDDKVGTDMLEERITAFEDYVQSMDVAAFNKI from the exons ATGGGTTTCGGAGACCTGAAAAGCCCGGCCGGCCTCCAGGTGCTCAATGATTACTTGGCGGACAAGAGCTACATCGAGGG gtatgtgccatcacaaGCAGATGTGGCAGTATTTGAAGCCGTCTCTGGCCCCCCGCCTGCGGACTTGTGCCATGCCCTACGTTGGTATAATCACATCAAGtcttatgaaaaggaaaaagccAG ccTTCCAGGAGTGAAGAAAGCTTTGGGAAAGTATGGCCCTGCCAATGTGGAAGACACCACAGGGAGTGGAGCTACAGATAGCAAAGATGATGATGACATTGATCTCTTTGGATCTGATGATGAAGAG gaAAGTGAAGAAGCAAAGAGGCTAAGGGAAGAACGCCTTGCACAGTATGAATCAAAGAAAGCCAAAA AACCTGCACTTGTCGCCAAGTCTTCCATCTTACTAGATGTGAAACCTTGGGATGATGAGACGGATATGGCAAAATTAGAGGAGTGTGTCAGGAGCATTCAAGCGGATGGCTTGGTCTGGGGTTCCT ctaaacTAGTTCCAGTGGGATATGGTAttaaaaaacttcaaatacaGTGTGTAGTTGAAGATGATAAAGTTGGAACAGATATGCTGGAGGAACGGATCACTGCATTTGAGGACTATGTGCAGTCCATGGACGTGGCTGCTTTTAACAAGATCTAA
- the Cmklr2 gene encoding chemerin-like receptor 2 produces MEDLEEPLFEEFDNYSYALEYYSPESGMEEKVHLGIVHWISLVLCGLAFVLGIPGNAIVIWFTGFKWKKTVTTLWFLNLAIADFIFVLFLPLYISYVAMNFHWPFGIWLCKANSFIAQLNMFSSVFFLTVISLDRYIHLIHPVLSHRHRTLKNSLIVIILVWLLASLIGGPALYFRDTLELNNHTLCYNNFHEHDPDLTLMRHHILTWVKFIVGYLFPLLTMSICYLCLIVKVKKRSILSSSKHFWTILAVVMAFLICWTPYHLFSIWELTIHHNSYFHQVLQAGIPLSTGLAFLNSCLNPILYVLISKKFQNRFRASVAEILKYTLWEVSCSGTVSEQLRNSETKNLSLLETAQ; encoded by the coding sequence ATGGAAGATTTAGAGGAACCATTATTTGAAGAATTTGATAATTATTCCTATGCCTTGGAATATTACTCTCCAGAGTCTGGTATGGAGGAAAAAGTCCACCTGGGAATTGTTCACTGGATCTCCCTGGTGTTATGTGGTTTAGCATTTGTCCTGGGAATTCCAGGAAATGCCATTGTCATTTGGTTCACAGGattcaaatggaagaagacaGTCACTACTCTCTGGTTTCTTAATCTAGCTATTGCggatttcatttttgttctcttcCTGCCCCTGTACATCTCCTATGTGGCCATGAATTTCCACTGGCCCTTTGGTATCTGGTTGTGCAAGGCTAATTCCTTTATTGCCCAGTTGAACATGTTTTCCAGTGTGTTTTTCCTAACGGTGATCAGCCTGGACCGCTATATCCACCTGATTCATCCAGTTTTGTCTCATCGGCACCGAACACTGAAGAACTCTCTGATTGTTATTATATTGGTCTGGCTTTTGGCTTCTCTAATTGGCGGTCCTGCACTGTACTTCCGGGATACTCTGGAGCTCAATAACCACACTCTTTGCTATAACAATTTCCATGAGCATGATCCTGACCTCACCCTGATGAGGCACCACATTCTGACTTGGGTGAAATTTATTGTTGGCTACCTCTTCCCTTTGCTAACAATGAGTATTTGTTACTTGTGTCTCATTGTCAAGGTCAAGAAGCGAAGCATCCTCAGCTCCAGTAAGCATTTCTGGACAATCCTGGCTGTGGTCATGGCCTTTTTGATTTGCTGGACTCCCTATCACCTGTTCAGTATTTGGGAGCTCACTATTCACCACAATAGCTATTTCCACCAGGTGTTGCAGGCTGGAATCCCCCTCTCCACTGGTTTGGCATTCCTCAATAGTTGCTTGAATCCCATCCTTTATGTCCTAATTAGTAAAAAGTTCCAAAATCGCTTCAGGGCCTCAGTTGCTGAGATACTGAAGTACACGCTATGGGAAGTCAGCTGTTCTGGCACAGTAAGTGAGCAGCTCAGGAACTCTGAAACCAAGAATCTGTCTCTCCTGGAAACAGCCCAATAA